The DNA sequence CAACAGAACCATCGATGCGGTTAATTACCGATATATTTGAATATTGTTCAGAGAGTGTACCTAAGTGGAATACCATCAGTATTTCAGGCTACCATATACGGGAAGCTGGTTCTACTGCTGTTCAAGAGGTGGCCTTTACTTTAGCAGATGGTATTGCCTATGTAGAAGCTGCTATTAAAGCGGGGTTAGATATAGACAAATTTGCTCCTAGATTATCTTTCTTCTTCAATGCACATAATGATTTGTTGGAAGAAGTTGCAAAGTATAGAGCAGCAAGAAGACTTTGGGCAAAAATTATGAAGGAAAGGTTTGGGGCCAAGAATCCAAAATCTATGCAATTAAAGTTCCATACACAAACAGGTGGGTCTACACTTACAGCTCAACAACCGGATAACAACATTGTTCGTGTTGCTATACAAACCTTAGCAGCGGTTTTAGGTGGAACGCAATCCCTACACACCAATTCTAAAGATGAGGCTTTAGCTTTACCAACTGAAGAATCTGTAAGAATTGCCCTAAGAACACAGCAAATCGTTGCCCATGAAAGTGGTGTGGCGGAAACCGTCGATCCATTGGCTGGTTCTTATTATGTTGAGAGTTTAACCAATAAGATAGAAGAGGAAGCAATGGCATACATTAATAAGATAGATGATTTAGGAGGGGCAGCAAGTGCCATTGATAAAGGATTTATTCAAAAAGAAATTATGGATAGTGCTTATGAATACCAAAAGCAAATTGAAAGTGGAGATAGGGTTGTTGTAGGTATGAATAAATTCCAAGTGAAGGAAGGGGCGCCAAAGGGGTTATTAAGAGTTGACCCAACTGTTGGTGAAATGCAAAAAGAAAAAATTAATCAATTGAAGGCTGAAAGGGATAGTAAGTTGATTGAAGAAAAACTAATAGCCCTTAAGGAAGCTGCTAAAGGTAAGGATAATTTAATGCCATATATTTTAGAAGCTGTTAAGGCCTACGGGACATTAGGAGAAATTTGTGGGGTTTTAAGAGAAGTGTTTGGTGAATATCAACAAAACGTTATTCTTTAATATAGAGATTGAGGAGAAAATAAAGGAGGTTCATGATATGGATAGACCTATAAGAGTGTTAGTTGCAAAGCCTGGGTTAGATGGACATGATAGAGGAGCAAAGGTAATCGCTAGGGCTTTAAGGGATGCTGGAATGGAAGTGATTTATACAGGATTAAGATTAACTGCAGAACAAATTGTTCAAGCTGCTATTCAGGAGGACGTAGACGTTGTAGCATTAAGCATTTTATCTGGAGCCCATAATCATTTATTACCAAAAGTAGTTGAATTATTAAAAACTGAAAAGGTTTATGAGGATATATTAGTAATAGGTGGTGGAGTTATTCCAGAGGAGGATATACCTTATCTTAAGGAAAAGGGTATAGCAGAAATCTTTACACCAGGAACTCCTACAACTGTAACGATAGATTTTATTAAAGAGAACCTAAAGAGAGCTTAAAGCTGGGAAATAGGAAGGTGGAAAGTATTTCCCCCTTCTTTGTGCTTTAAATTAATTATGAACTAGGTGGTGCAAGCATGGATTTAGCAGAAAGGTTGTTAAAAGGTGAAAAAAGAGCTGCTGCCCGTCTTATTACAATGGTAGAAAACAACGATGAAAAAGCCGTAGAACTACTATCTAAAATTTATAGTTATACAGGTAATGCTAGAATAATAGGTATAACGGGTCCTCCTGGAGCAGGAAAGAGTACTCTTACTGATAAGTTGACAAAGAGACTTAGACAGGAAGATAAGAAGGTAGGGATTATTGCTATAGATCCCACCAGTCCTTTTACAGGAGGATCTATTCTAGGAGATCGTATCCGCATGGGGGATTTAAATACTGATCCAGGAGTATTTATCCGTAGCATGGGAGCTCGAGGTCATCTAGGAGGACTTTCT is a window from the Natronincola ferrireducens genome containing:
- a CDS encoding cobalamin B12-binding domain-containing protein, which codes for MDRPIRVLVAKPGLDGHDRGAKVIARALRDAGMEVIYTGLRLTAEQIVQAAIQEDVDVVALSILSGAHNHLLPKVVELLKTEKVYEDILVIGGGVIPEEDIPYLKEKGIAEIFTPGTPTTVTIDFIKENLKRA
- a CDS encoding acyl-CoA mutase large subunit family protein → MFEKEKLEALKKNEIDWNDNKVEKSLEKFPERKKEFVTGSNQEVDRLYTPTNLEDFDYEKDLGFPGEYPFTRGVQPTMYRGKFWTMRQYAGFATAEESNKRYKYLLEQGQTGLSVAFDLPTQIGYDSDHALSEGEVGKVGVAIDSLKDMEILFDGIPLDKVSTSMTINAPASVLLAMYIAVAEKQGVSSHDLRGTIQNDILKEYIARGTYIFPTEPSMRLITDIFEYCSESVPKWNTISISGYHIREAGSTAVQEVAFTLADGIAYVEAAIKAGLDIDKFAPRLSFFFNAHNDLLEEVAKYRAARRLWAKIMKERFGAKNPKSMQLKFHTQTGGSTLTAQQPDNNIVRVAIQTLAAVLGGTQSLHTNSKDEALALPTEESVRIALRTQQIVAHESGVAETVDPLAGSYYVESLTNKIEEEAMAYINKIDDLGGAASAIDKGFIQKEIMDSAYEYQKQIESGDRVVVGMNKFQVKEGAPKGLLRVDPTVGEMQKEKINQLKAERDSKLIEEKLIALKEAAKGKDNLMPYILEAVKAYGTLGEICGVLREVFGEYQQNVIL